In the genome of Quercus robur chromosome 3, dhQueRobu3.1, whole genome shotgun sequence, one region contains:
- the LOC126717955 gene encoding phosphate transporter PHO1 homolog 1 — MPTTHQTQPLTFLSEIKAQIEKNNKMVKFSKQFEGQLVPEWKEAFVDYWQLKKDLKKIHLLNTTTDNNTNTPTKQQTNSIPNTLFSNFRKRFSLFGHQHKDHGAIQVHKKLASSASKGDMYETELLEQFADTDATKEFFACLDHQLNKVNQFFRDKEAEFMERGESLKKQMEILIEVKTVFKKQRGKGAIAQESKEDPSISCTITCEEDSVKDRTEQDQPQENNIDDTGKNDVPFTDSLSSESSDDVGNSLMQMRREDGKMRTLSGRVFNCQGKNLRINIPLTTPTRTFSALSYIVWEDLMNPSSKKCGPEGRKLQVNRTKLHHAEKMIRGAYVELYKGLGYLKTYRTLNMLAFMKILKKFDKVTGKQVLPIYHKEVERSYFNSSDKVMNLADEVEELFIKHFADEDRRKAMKYLKPLQRKDSHAVTFFIGLFTGCFLALFAGYVIVAHMMDVYGRPKPPSDSVYMETAYPVLSMFSLLFLHFFLYGCNIFAWRKARINYSFIFELSPTRELKYRDVFLICTTSMTAVIGVMFAHLSLLTKGYTFAEVQAIPGLLVLIFLLVLVCPFNIIYRSSRYRFLRVIRNIILSPLYKVVMLDFFMADQLCSQIPMLRNLESVACYYITRSYKNEDYGYCNKHYQDLAYAVSFLPYYWRAMQCARRWFDEGQTSHLINLGKYVSAMLAAGAKVAFEKEKEGAGWLCLVVVVSSSATVYQLYWDFVKDWGLLQMNSKNPWLRNELMLRRKIIYYFAMGLNLILRLAWLQTVLHYKFQQVDDRVTALFLAALEVIRRGLWNFFRLENEQVNNAGHFRAVKTVPLPFHEVDEED; from the exons GCAGTTTGAGGGTCAGCTTGTGCCTGAATGGAAAGAAGCTTTTGTTGATTATTGGCAACTCAAAAAAGACCTCAAAAAAATCCATCTCCTTAACACCACTACTGACAACAACACCAACACACCCACCAAGCAACAAACTAACTCTATACCCAATACCCTCTTCTCCAACTTTAGGAAAAGGTTCTCTTTATTTGGCCATCAACATAAAGACCATGGAGCAATTCAA GTTCATAAGAAACTTGCATCTTCAGCTAGTAAGGGCGATATGTATGAGACTGAACTGCTTGAGCAGTTTGCGGATACTGATGCTACCAAAGAATTTTTTGCATGTTTGGACCACCAACTTAACAAAGTGAATCAGTTCTTCAGAGACAAGGAGGCCGAGTTCATGGAAAGAGGGGAAAGTTTGAAGAAACAAATGGAGATCCTGATTGAGGTCAAAACAGTATTCAAGAAACAACGGGGCAAAGGAGCTATAGCTCAAGAATCCAAGGAGGATCCGTCTATTTCATGCACCATTACATGTG AAGAGGACTCTGTTAAGGATAGAACAGAACAAGACCAGCCACAAGAGAACAACATAGATGACACCGGAAAAAATGATGTGCCGTTCACAGACTCTCTTAGCTCAGAATCATCAGATGATGTGGGGAATTCGCTGATGCAGATGAGAAGAGAAGATGGGAAAATGAGGACACTCTCAGGACGTGTTTTCAATTGCCAAGGAAAGAACTTAAGGATTAACATTCCTCTGACAACGCCCACTCGTACCTTCTCGGCACTTAGTTATATAGTGTGGGAGGATTTGATGAATCCTTCTTCAAAAAAATGCGGTCCAGAAGGCCGTAAGCTACAGGTTAACAGAACAAAGTTGCATCATGCAGAGAAGATGATTAGAGGAGCTTATGTTGAGCTCTATAAAGGGTTAGGCTATCTCAAAACTTACAG GACCCTGAACATGCTTGCATTTATGAAGATATTGAAGAAGTTTGACAAA GTTACTGGAAAACAAGTTCTTCCAATTTATCACAAAGAGGTTGAGAGATCCTATTTCAACAGCTCAGACAAG GTGATGAACTTAGCAGACGAAGTTGAGGAGCTATTTATCAAGCACTTTGCTGATGAAGACCGAAGAAAGGCCATGAAATATCTTAAACCACTACAGCGTAAAGACTCACATGCTGTTACCTTCTTCATTG GGTTATTCACTGGATGCTTCTTAGCGCTATTTGCTGGATATGTCATCGTGGCTCATATGATGGATGTGTATGGACGGCCGAAGCCACCTTCAGACTCAGTTTATATGGAAACAGCCTATCCTGTACTAAG CATGTTCAGCCTACTGTTTTTACACTTCTTTCTGTATGGCTGCAACATTTTTGCTTGGAGAAAGGCTCGTATAAACTATAGCTTCATATTTGAGCTAAGCCCCACCAGGGAACTTAAGTACAGAGATGTGTTCTTAATATGTACCACCTCGATGACTGCTGTAATTGGGGTCATGTTTGCTCATTTATCACTACTTACCAAAGGGTATACTTTTGCTGAAGTCCAAGCTATCCCCGGTCTTCTCGTATTG ATCTTCTTGCTAGTACTTGTGTGCCCCTTCAATATCATCTATCGATCAAGCCGTTATCGTTTCCTTCGTGTGATAAGGAACATCATTTTATCACCTCTGTACAAG GTTGTAATGCTGGACTTCTTCATGGCTGATCAACTTTGTAGTCAG ATCCCAATGCTCAGAAATCTTGAATCTGTGGCATGTTACTACATAACACGGAGCTATAAAAATGAGGACTATGGGTATTGCAACAAGCATTACCAGGATCTTGCTTATGCAGTTTCCTTTCTACCATATTATTGGAGGGCAATGCAG TGTGCTAGGCGGTGGTTTGATGAGGGACAGACAAGCCACCTTATCAATCTAGGTAAATATGTATCAGCAATGTTAGCAGCTGGAGCCAAGGTGGCctttgagaaagaaaaggagggtGCTGGATGGCTCTGTCTTGTTGTGGTCGTGTCCAGTTCTGCAACAGTGTACCAATTGTATTGGGACTTTGTAAAAGACTGGGGTTTGCTCCAAATGAATTCCAAGAACCCCTGGCTTAGGAATGAATTAATGCTTCGACGAAAGATCATTTACTACTTCGCCATG GGATTGAATCTTATTCTCAGGCTTGCTTGGTTGCAAACTGTTCTCCATTACAAATTTCAACAAGTTGACGACAGAGTCACTGCTCTATTTTTAGCAGCCCTTGAGGTCATTAGGAGGGGGCTGTGGAATTTTTTCAG GTTGGAGAATGAGCAAGTAAATAATGCAGGCCACTTCAGGGCAGTCAAGACAGTACCACTTCCTTTTCACGAAGTGGATGAGGAAGATTGA